A genome region from Cucumis sativus cultivar 9930 chromosome 4, Cucumber_9930_V3, whole genome shotgun sequence includes the following:
- the LOC101210021 gene encoding DNA topoisomerase 6 subunit B isoform X1 translates to MEAGGGSESPDEPKKGKSKTPRKPKESILKQKSPAEFFAENKNIAGFDNPGKCLYTTVRELVENSLDSAESISELPVVEITIEEILKTKFNSMIGLVDRERVDEELYDDYETAKAREKRLAKEARAQEIQAKNAALGKKGREPAASKGMKGRGEASFYRVTCKDNGKGMPHDDIPNMFGRVLSGTKYGLKQTRGKFGLGAKMALIWSKMSTGLPIEISSSMKGQNYTSFCRLDIDIHRNIPHIHIQEKRDNKDLWHGAEIQVVIEGNWTTYRSKILHYMRQMAVITPYAQFLFRFVSDTPDKNITIRFSRRTDVMPPVPLETKHHPSAVDLLLIKRLIAETAKQNLLQFLQHEFVNIGKPFAERLIGEMGPEFSPKMSVKSLTSQQIVRIHQLFRQAKFDDPSGDCLSPAGEYNLRLGIIKELHPDMVATYSGSAQVFEGHPFIVEAGVSIGGKDVKQGLNIFRFANRIPLLFEQGADVVTRTALKRINWNSYKINQAQDKIGVFVSIVSTKIPFKGTGKEYIGDDISEIASAVKSAIQQCCIQLKSKIVKKIQAREQQERKRNLSRYIPDATNAVYNVLKEMAQVHASKKKRHDCEDAEILSKVSARLITNETLRDKLAQHVEQVDHEMAMEYATQSGASAEAKEEMYIQSLDATHSFTDFQSPLFVFRLIC, encoded by the exons ATGGAGGCAGGAGGTGGTAGTGAAAGTCCTGATGAGCCGAAGAAGGGCAAATCAAAAACACCCAGGAAGCCCAAAGAAAGCATCCTCAAGCAGA AATCACCAGCTGAGTTCTTTGCGGAGAACAAGAATATTGCTGGGTTTGATAAT CCTGGGAAGTGTCTCTATACTACTGTGAGGGAGCTTGTGGAAAATTCTCTTGATTCTGCAGAGTCTATATCTGAGCTTCCCGTGGTAGAAATTACTAT TGAAGAGATATTGAAAACCAAGTTTAATTCTATGATTGGTCTGGTTGATCGAGAACGTGTTGATGAGGAACTTTATGATGATTATGAGACTGCTAAGGCTCGTGAG AAAAGATTAGCGAAAGAAGCACGTGCTCAAGAAATACAGGCGAAAAATGCTGCCCTTGGGAAGAAAGGCAGAGAACCTGCAGCCTCAAAGGGTATGAAAGGTCGTGGTGAGGCTTCATTCTACCGGGTGACTTGCAAA GATAATGGAAAAGGAATGCCACATGATGACATACCAAATATGTTTGGCCGAG TGCTCTCCGGAACAAAATATGGCTTGAAGCAAACCCGTGGAAAGTTTGGTCTGGGTGCAAAGATG GCATTAATTTGGTCTAAGATGAGTACTGGTCTTCCTATAGAGATATCATCATCAATGAAGGGTCAAAACTACACTTCATTCTGCCGCTTAGATATCGATATTCATCG GAACATTCCACACATTCATATCCAAGAAAAACGTGATAACAAGGATCTATGGCATGGAGCTGAAATTCAAGTTGTAATTGAAGGAAATTGGACAACTTACCGT TCAAAAATTTTGCATTATATGCGACAGATGGCAGTTATTACACCTTAtgctcaatttcttttcaGATTTGTTTCAGACACACCTGA taaaaatatcacaattagATTTTCCCGAAGAACCGATGTTATGCCTCCAGTTCCTCTAGAGACTAAACACCATCCATCTGCTGTCGATTTACTGTTGATAAAGCGCCTTATTGCAGAAACAGCTAAACAGAACCTTTTACAGTTTCTCCAGCATGAATTTGTAAACATAGGGAAACCATTTGCTGAACGGTTAATTG GCGAAATGGGCCCAGAATTTAGCCCAAAAATGTCTGTTAAGTCTCTGACATCTCAGCAAATAGTCCGTATTCATCAGTTGTTTCGTCAAGCTAAATTTGATGATCCTAGTGGTGAT TGTCTTAGTCCTGCTGGGGAGTACAATCTTCGACTTGGAATTATAAAGGAACTGCATCCTGACATGGTTGCTACTTATTCAGGCAG TGCTCAAGTTTTCGAGGGACATCCATTCATTGTTGAAGCTGGTGTTAGTATTGGAGGAAAAGATGTGAAACAG GGTCTGAATATTTTCCGGTTTGCTAATCGGATACCCCTTCTTTTTGAGCAAGGTGCTGATGTCGTTACTAGGACTGCACTTAAGAGGATCAA TTGGAATAGTTATAAAATCAATCAAGCTCAAGACAAAATTGGTGTGTTCGTGAGTATTGTTAGTACTAAGATTCCTTTCAAGGGAACTGGAAAGGAGTACATTGGAGATGATATATCTGAAATAGCATCTGCTGTCAAG TCTGCCATTCAGCAGTGCTGCATTCAATTGAAAAGCAAAATAGTGAAGAAAATACAAGCACGCGAGCAACAGGAGAGGAAGCGGAATTTGAGCAG ATATATCCCGGATGCAACAAATGCTGTTTATAatgttttgaaagaaatggCTCAAGTGCATGCATCAAAGAAGAAACGTCATGACTGTGAGGATGCTGAAATACTCAGTAAAGTATCTGCTCGCTTGATTACAAATGAGACATTGAGGGATAAACTTGCACAACATGTTGAACAG GTTGACCACGAAATGGCCATGGAATATGCCACACAGAGTGGAGCAAGTGCAGAAGCCAAAGAAGAAATGTATATTCAATCACTGGATGCAACACATAGCTTCACTGACTTTCAGAGccctttgtttgttttcagaCTGATTTGTTAA
- the LOC101210021 gene encoding DNA topoisomerase 6 subunit B isoform X2 — MSRRRANQKHPGSPKKASSKSPAEFFAENKNIAGFDNPGKCLYTTVRELVENSLDSAESISELPVVEITIEEILKTKFNSMIGLVDRERVDEELYDDYETAKAREKRLAKEARAQEIQAKNAALGKKGREPAASKGMKGRGEASFYRVTCKDNGKGMPHDDIPNMFGRVLSGTKYGLKQTRGKFGLGAKMALIWSKMSTGLPIEISSSMKGQNYTSFCRLDIDIHRNIPHIHIQEKRDNKDLWHGAEIQVVIEGNWTTYRSKILHYMRQMAVITPYAQFLFRFVSDTPDKNITIRFSRRTDVMPPVPLETKHHPSAVDLLLIKRLIAETAKQNLLQFLQHEFVNIGKPFAERLIGEMGPEFSPKMSVKSLTSQQIVRIHQLFRQAKFDDPSGDCLSPAGEYNLRLGIIKELHPDMVATYSGSAQVFEGHPFIVEAGVSIGGKDVKQGLNIFRFANRIPLLFEQGADVVTRTALKRINWNSYKINQAQDKIGVFVSIVSTKIPFKGTGKEYIGDDISEIASAVKSAIQQCCIQLKSKIVKKIQAREQQERKRNLSRYIPDATNAVYNVLKEMAQVHASKKKRHDCEDAEILSKVSARLITNETLRDKLAQHVEQVDHEMAMEYATQSGASAEAKEEMYIQSLDATHSFTDFQSPLFVFRLIC, encoded by the exons ATGAGCCGAAGAAGGGCAAATCAAAAACACCCAGGAAGCCCAAAGAAAGCATCCTCAA AATCACCAGCTGAGTTCTTTGCGGAGAACAAGAATATTGCTGGGTTTGATAAT CCTGGGAAGTGTCTCTATACTACTGTGAGGGAGCTTGTGGAAAATTCTCTTGATTCTGCAGAGTCTATATCTGAGCTTCCCGTGGTAGAAATTACTAT TGAAGAGATATTGAAAACCAAGTTTAATTCTATGATTGGTCTGGTTGATCGAGAACGTGTTGATGAGGAACTTTATGATGATTATGAGACTGCTAAGGCTCGTGAG AAAAGATTAGCGAAAGAAGCACGTGCTCAAGAAATACAGGCGAAAAATGCTGCCCTTGGGAAGAAAGGCAGAGAACCTGCAGCCTCAAAGGGTATGAAAGGTCGTGGTGAGGCTTCATTCTACCGGGTGACTTGCAAA GATAATGGAAAAGGAATGCCACATGATGACATACCAAATATGTTTGGCCGAG TGCTCTCCGGAACAAAATATGGCTTGAAGCAAACCCGTGGAAAGTTTGGTCTGGGTGCAAAGATG GCATTAATTTGGTCTAAGATGAGTACTGGTCTTCCTATAGAGATATCATCATCAATGAAGGGTCAAAACTACACTTCATTCTGCCGCTTAGATATCGATATTCATCG GAACATTCCACACATTCATATCCAAGAAAAACGTGATAACAAGGATCTATGGCATGGAGCTGAAATTCAAGTTGTAATTGAAGGAAATTGGACAACTTACCGT TCAAAAATTTTGCATTATATGCGACAGATGGCAGTTATTACACCTTAtgctcaatttcttttcaGATTTGTTTCAGACACACCTGA taaaaatatcacaattagATTTTCCCGAAGAACCGATGTTATGCCTCCAGTTCCTCTAGAGACTAAACACCATCCATCTGCTGTCGATTTACTGTTGATAAAGCGCCTTATTGCAGAAACAGCTAAACAGAACCTTTTACAGTTTCTCCAGCATGAATTTGTAAACATAGGGAAACCATTTGCTGAACGGTTAATTG GCGAAATGGGCCCAGAATTTAGCCCAAAAATGTCTGTTAAGTCTCTGACATCTCAGCAAATAGTCCGTATTCATCAGTTGTTTCGTCAAGCTAAATTTGATGATCCTAGTGGTGAT TGTCTTAGTCCTGCTGGGGAGTACAATCTTCGACTTGGAATTATAAAGGAACTGCATCCTGACATGGTTGCTACTTATTCAGGCAG TGCTCAAGTTTTCGAGGGACATCCATTCATTGTTGAAGCTGGTGTTAGTATTGGAGGAAAAGATGTGAAACAG GGTCTGAATATTTTCCGGTTTGCTAATCGGATACCCCTTCTTTTTGAGCAAGGTGCTGATGTCGTTACTAGGACTGCACTTAAGAGGATCAA TTGGAATAGTTATAAAATCAATCAAGCTCAAGACAAAATTGGTGTGTTCGTGAGTATTGTTAGTACTAAGATTCCTTTCAAGGGAACTGGAAAGGAGTACATTGGAGATGATATATCTGAAATAGCATCTGCTGTCAAG TCTGCCATTCAGCAGTGCTGCATTCAATTGAAAAGCAAAATAGTGAAGAAAATACAAGCACGCGAGCAACAGGAGAGGAAGCGGAATTTGAGCAG ATATATCCCGGATGCAACAAATGCTGTTTATAatgttttgaaagaaatggCTCAAGTGCATGCATCAAAGAAGAAACGTCATGACTGTGAGGATGCTGAAATACTCAGTAAAGTATCTGCTCGCTTGATTACAAATGAGACATTGAGGGATAAACTTGCACAACATGTTGAACAG GTTGACCACGAAATGGCCATGGAATATGCCACACAGAGTGGAGCAAGTGCAGAAGCCAAAGAAGAAATGTATATTCAATCACTGGATGCAACACATAGCTTCACTGACTTTCAGAGccctttgtttgttttcagaCTGATTTGTTAA
- the LOC101216566 gene encoding linoleate 13S-lipoxygenase 2-1, chloroplastic, with translation MASNIIAIVSVIPKSNGSIIHYNDSLLLFFASSDLDRDGQQKPLIRGVAELIKNESTKAKHKYVAKVQVPKGYGEIGAVVVELETHSSEKFIDTVIVANSTSQNTITFSCTSWVQPKSLIPDQRRIFFSTKSYLPEDTPAGLLKLRAEDLENLRGQKQDGTVDTNERTKFERIYDYDLYNDLGDPDVDTKWKRPVLGGSVQYPYPRRCRTGRPHTVSDPKSEQRSAKSFYVPRDEAFSEVKQTMFPSNSGNKDKLGTKPFTDFTQIDLMFRDGIALPSNPHEILQFNILSTLNASNQPAPPPVQPIPVQPNTPVIKFPPPEALKRDKFNWLSDSEFARQTIAGLNPYCIQLVKSWPLKSELDPVEYGPQESAFTTELVQKLIGSSITVEEAIAQKKLFVLDYHDTLMQYVEKVRSIKRTTLYGSRTLFFLEYDDTLTPMGIELTRPPMDGKPQWKQVFSPSTQGTNAWLWRLAKAHVLAHDSCVHQLIIHWLRTHCCMEPYAIALNRQLSTMHPIYRLLHPHFRFNMRINANARESLNNAGGIIESTFSVGAYSMEFSSLVYKKEWQFDTQALPEDLIRRGMAERDASAPHGLKLAIKDYPFANDGLILWEVLVEWISEYVNHYYPDEKAIKNDKELKAWWKEIMEKGHPDKKKEAGWPSLKTPKDLIQIVSTIAWVGCGHHSAVNFIQYAHAGYFPNRPSITRTNMPTEDYDQIPEAFINNPESVILEAFPSIAQASAVAQTMLILSAHSPDEEYIGKKIEPAWAEDPMIAKAFDKFKMKLDELEKTIDQRNENNELKNRRGAGLVPYEVLKPTSGYGVTGKGVPYSVST, from the exons ATGGCGTCTAACATCATTGCAATTGTTTCTGTGATACCCAAAAGCAATGGAAGTATTATTCATTATAATGATTCTCTCTTGCTCTTCTTTGCTAGCTCCGATTTGGACAGAG ATGGACAGCAAAAACCACTGATCCGAGGTGTCGCAGAATTAATCAAGAATGAATCTACGAAGGCAAAGCACAAATACGTTGCTAAAGTTCAAGTTCCAAAAGGTTATGGAGAGATTGGAGCTGTGGTTGTTGAATTGGAAACCCACTCGTCTGAGAAATTTATCGATACTGTTATTGTTGCAAATTCAACATCTCAGAACACAATTACGTTCAGCTGTACCTCATGGGTCCAACCCAAAAGTCTCATTCCTGACCAACGCaggattttcttttccactaAG TCCTATTTGCCCGAAGATACGCCAGCAGGGCTGCTGAAGTTGAGAGCGGAGGATCTTGAGAATTTGAGAGGCCAAAAACAAGATGGAACAGTGGATACGAATGAGCGTACGAAGTTCGAAAGAATTTACGATTACGACCTGTACAATGACCTTGGAGATCCGGACGTAGACACCAAATGGAAAAGACCTGTTCTTGGTGGTTCAGTTCAGTATCCTTACCCTCGACGTTGTAGAACTGGTCGTCCTCATACCGTCTCag ATCCAAAGTCAGAGCAAAGAAGTGCAAAAAGCTTTTATGTTCCAAGAGATGAAGCATTCTCAGAAGTGAAGCAGACAATGTTCCCATCAAACTCAGGGAACAAAGATAAGTTAGGAACAAAACCTTTCACCGACTTCACTCAGATTGACTTAATGTTCAGAGATGGCATTGCACTCCCATCCAATCCACAtgaaattcttcaatttaacATTCTCTCCACACTTAATGCATCAAATCAACCCGCCCCACCTCCTGTTCAGCCCATTCCTGTTCAACCCAACACCCCTGTAATCAAATTCCCACCACCTGAGGCTCTCAAAA GAGACAAGTTCAATTGGCTTAGTGACAGTGAATTTGCAAGACAAACAATTGCGGGTCTTAATCCCTATTGTATACAGTTGGTCAAG AGTTGGCCTTTGAAGAGTGAGCTGGACCCTGTGGAATACGGTCCTCAAGAATCAGCATTCACCACGGAATTGGTTCAAAAATTAATAGGAAGTTCCATCACAGTTGAAGAGGCTATAGCGCAAAAGAAATTGTTCGTATTGGATTACCATGATACTTTGATGCAATATGTAGAGAAAGTAAGAAGCATTAAGCGGACCACACTCTATGGATCAAGAACCTTGTTCTTCCTGGAGTATGATGACACTTTGACTCCCATGGGTATTGAGCTAACTCGGCCACCAATGGATGGAAAGCCCCAATGGAAACAAGTTTTCTCACCAAGCACTCAAGGAACAAATGCTTGGCTATGGAGGCTTGCTAAAGCCCATGTTCTTGCTCATGATTCTTGTGTTCATCAACTCATTATTCATTG GCTTAGAACTCACTGTTGCATGGAGCCATATGCAATCGCCTTAAATAGACAATTGAGTACTATGCACCCAATTTATAGATTATTGCATCCTCATTTCCGATTCAATATGCGTATCAACGCAAATGCTCGTGAATCTCTAAACAATGCCGGAGGCATCATTGAAAGCACATTCTCTGTCGGAGCTTATTCCATGGAATTTAGTTCTTTGGTGTATAAGAAGGAGTGGCAATTTGACACACAAGCACTCCCTGAGGACTTAATTCGCAG ggGAATGGCGGAAAGAGATGCAAGTGCACCACATGGTCTGAAGTTGGCCATCAAAGACTACCCTTTCGCCAATGATGGTTTAATCCTATGGGAGGTCCTAGTGGAATGGATCTCAGAATATGTGAACCACTATTACCCAGATGAGAAAGCAATAAAGAACGATAAAGAGTTGAAAGCTTGGTGGAAAGAAATCATGGAAAAGGGACATCCAGATAAAAAGAAGGAAGCAGGATGGCCCTCACTGAAAACCCCCAAAGACCTAATTCAGATTGTGTCAACAATAGCATGGGTAGGATGTGGGCACCACTCCGCTGTCAACTTCATTCAATATGCACATGCTGGCTATTTTCCTAACCGACCCAGTATTACAAGGACAAACATGCCCACAGAGGACTATGACCAAATTCCAGAAGCGTTTATAAACAATCCTGAAAGTGTGATACTTGAGGCCTTCCCTTCAATAGCTCAGGCTTCTGCAGTGGCACAAACTATGTTGATATTGTCAGCACATTCTCCAGATGAGGAGTATATTGGGAAGAAGATAGAGCCAGCATGGGCTGAGGACCCCATGATAGCCAAAGCctttgacaaatttaaaatgaagttGGATGAACTAGAAAAGACAATTGACCAAAGGAATGAGAACAATGAATTAAAGAATAGGCGCGGAGCTGGGCTTGTGCCTTATGAGGTTCTTAAACCAACTTCAGGTTATGGGGTCACAGGAAAGGGAGTTCCATACAGTGTTTCCACTTGA